The Microbulbifer hydrolyticus genome has a segment encoding these proteins:
- a CDS encoding monovalent cation/H+ antiporter subunit D family protein, whose translation MLSHLPILQVILPLLAAPSCLMIRRSTLVWLFTLMVSFAALTVSVLLLQQVYATGPITYQLGGWNAPWGIEYRIDLLNAWVLLIVSSLSSAVLTAAHTSISQELEPNRQTVFYALYLLCFAGMLGIVATGDAFNVFVFLEISSLSTYALIALGRDRRALWAAFQYLIMGTIGATFILIGIGFLYMMTGTLNMADLAARIPPLSESTTVLAAFAFIFVGICLKLALFPLHLWLPNAYSCAPSIVTAFLAATATKVALYLLLRFTFTVFGVDFSLSHLPLDTLLIGLGLVGVFAASTVAIYQANVKRMLAFSSVAQIGYMVVGIGIGTATALQATLLHLFNHALMKGGLFLALAGLVYQLGGCRIEHFRGLGRTMPWTMAAIVVGGISLIGMPLTVGFVSKWYLIVAAIEQQLWWVAALVVLGSLLAAAYIWRLVEAAYFQHAATDTVKEAPLGILVPAWLLIAANLYFGIDTRLPVEVTAAASQFLLGGAAQ comes from the coding sequence ATGTTGTCACACCTCCCGATACTGCAGGTGATCCTGCCTCTGCTGGCAGCGCCCTCGTGCCTGATGATCCGCCGGTCCACTCTGGTGTGGCTGTTTACTCTTATGGTCAGCTTTGCGGCGCTGACAGTGAGTGTGCTGTTGCTGCAGCAGGTGTATGCCACTGGCCCCATCACTTACCAGCTCGGTGGCTGGAATGCGCCCTGGGGAATCGAGTACCGGATCGACCTGCTGAACGCCTGGGTACTGTTGATCGTGTCTTCACTCAGCAGTGCCGTGTTGACCGCCGCCCATACCAGCATATCGCAGGAGCTGGAACCCAACCGGCAGACAGTTTTTTACGCCCTGTACCTGCTGTGCTTCGCCGGGATGCTGGGTATCGTGGCCACTGGCGATGCCTTCAATGTGTTTGTGTTTCTGGAAATCTCTTCCCTGTCCACCTATGCGCTGATCGCGCTGGGGAGGGACCGGCGCGCACTGTGGGCAGCGTTCCAGTACCTGATCATGGGCACCATCGGTGCCACCTTCATCCTGATCGGGATCGGCTTCCTGTACATGATGACCGGCACCCTGAACATGGCGGACCTGGCCGCGCGCATCCCACCGCTGAGTGAATCCACCACGGTGCTCGCGGCCTTCGCATTTATTTTTGTCGGCATCTGTCTCAAGCTTGCGCTGTTCCCACTGCACCTGTGGCTGCCCAATGCCTACAGCTGTGCGCCATCTATCGTCACTGCATTTCTCGCCGCCACCGCCACCAAGGTTGCGCTCTACCTGTTGTTGCGATTTACCTTTACGGTGTTCGGGGTCGATTTTTCCCTGTCGCACCTGCCGCTGGATACGCTGCTGATCGGGCTGGGGCTGGTGGGCGTGTTTGCCGCATCCACGGTCGCCATTTACCAGGCCAACGTCAAGCGGATGCTGGCGTTTTCCAGTGTCGCGCAGATCGGCTATATGGTGGTGGGTATCGGCATCGGAACGGCCACCGCATTGCAGGCCACCCTGTTACACCTTTTCAACCATGCACTGATGAAGGGCGGGCTGTTTCTGGCGCTGGCAGGGCTCGTATACCAGCTCGGCGGCTGCCGTATCGAACATTTCCGCGGCCTCGGCCGCACCATGCCATGGACCATGGCGGCGATTGTGGTCGGCGGTATCAGCCTGATCGGCATGCCGTTGACGGTGGGCTTTGTGAGCAAGTGGTACCTGATTGTTGCAGCCATAGAGCAACAGTTGTGGTGGGTCGCAGCGCTGGTGGTACTGGGATCATTGCTGGCGGCAGCCTACATCTGGCGACTCGTGGAAGCGGCCTATTTCCAGCACGCCGCCACTGATACGGTAAAGGAGGCCCCGCTGGGGATTCTCGTCCCCGCCTGGCTGCTCATCGCCGCCAACCTCTATTTCGGTATCGACACCCGCCTGCCGGTAGAAGTGACAGCCGCAGCCTCGCAATTCCTGCTCGGGGGCGCTGCGCAATGA
- a CDS encoding cation:proton antiporter subunit C has product MLLASHYNYWIVIALMMIGLYMVIAQGNLVKKIIGLNIFQTSVFIFYISVGKVDGGNAPILSDSDSLYSNPLPHVLILTAIVVGIATTALALALAIRIKRAYGSIEERDIQAAEDLQERTLTQPPAGKEQ; this is encoded by the coding sequence GTGTTACTGGCATCGCATTACAACTACTGGATTGTTATCGCGCTGATGATGATCGGCCTGTATATGGTCATCGCCCAGGGCAACCTGGTTAAAAAAATCATCGGCCTGAATATTTTCCAGACCTCGGTTTTTATCTTTTACATCAGTGTCGGCAAAGTGGATGGCGGCAATGCGCCAATCCTGAGCGACAGCGACAGTCTCTACTCCAACCCCCTGCCCCATGTCCTGATACTTACTGCGATCGTGGTGGGTATTGCCACTACGGCACTGGCACTGGCGCTGGCGATTCGTATCAAACGGGCGTACGGATCCATTGAAGAGCGCGATATCCAGGCGGCCGAGGACTTGCAGGAGCGCACCCTGACACAACCACCGGCCGGGAAGGAGCAGTAA
- a CDS encoding DUF4040 domain-containing protein — translation MDLLLDIALLALLLTTAISIAWIKDLFAAAMLAGIYGLLSAGFFMTMGAVDVAFTEAAVGAGISPLLILLTLALCGRRQRADRNRARLAIFLVIPVGALLVTATADMPAFGAADAPAQVHVAPHYIQQSMSEIGIPNIVTSVLASYRGFDTLGEVVVIFTAGLGVLSLLMASATNPLQTNPQISVRGQSRDIVLRVVAKVLIAPIMLYALYVQFHGEYGPGGGFQAGVIFAVGFILYGLVFGLEAVRKVASHDLVQLLSAVGVLVYGCIGLLSLAEGKNFLDYSALAGDPVSGQHIGIIIIELGVGMTVASVMIMVFYLFSAQLQRGQREEISEDDGTSSEPEATSIAVTESLQRGAS, via the coding sequence ATGGACCTGCTGCTGGATATCGCACTACTGGCACTTCTGCTCACAACCGCAATTTCCATTGCCTGGATCAAGGATCTGTTTGCCGCTGCCATGCTGGCAGGTATTTACGGACTTCTTTCTGCAGGCTTTTTCATGACCATGGGCGCAGTCGACGTTGCCTTTACCGAGGCCGCGGTCGGCGCCGGTATTTCGCCACTGCTTATTCTGTTAACCCTGGCCCTGTGCGGCAGGCGCCAGCGCGCTGATCGTAACCGCGCCAGGCTGGCAATATTTCTGGTCATTCCGGTGGGCGCATTGCTGGTCACCGCGACCGCCGATATGCCCGCGTTTGGCGCCGCCGACGCGCCGGCACAGGTACATGTGGCACCGCACTATATCCAGCAGTCCATGAGTGAAATCGGCATCCCCAACATTGTCACATCGGTATTGGCCAGCTATCGCGGGTTCGATACCCTCGGAGAAGTGGTGGTGATCTTTACCGCCGGGCTGGGCGTATTGTCACTATTGATGGCGAGTGCGACCAACCCCCTACAGACAAACCCGCAAATATCAGTGCGGGGACAATCCCGCGATATCGTGCTGCGGGTGGTCGCCAAAGTGCTGATTGCGCCCATAATGCTGTATGCGCTTTATGTTCAGTTCCATGGCGAATATGGCCCTGGCGGTGGCTTCCAGGCAGGCGTTATTTTTGCGGTCGGATTTATTTTATACGGACTGGTTTTCGGTCTTGAAGCCGTACGCAAAGTCGCCAGCCACGACCTGGTTCAGTTGTTGTCGGCGGTGGGCGTGCTTGTCTATGGCTGTATTGGTTTACTGAGCCTGGCCGAAGGTAAAAACTTTCTCGATTACAGCGCTCTCGCCGGCGACCCGGTCAGCGGCCAGCACATCGGCATCATCATCATCGAGCTCGGGGTAGGCATGACCGTCGCCTCGGTGATGATCATGGTTTTCTACCTGTTCTCGGCACAACTGCAACGCGGGCAACGGGAAGAAATATCAGAGGACGACGGTACGTCTTCGGAACCCGAGGCGACATCCATTGCCGTCACGGAATCTCTGCAGAGGGGGGCCAGCTGA
- the mnhG gene encoding monovalent cation/H(+) antiporter subunit G translates to MIESLLTFASGLLLMLGCFFVLTGAVGLLKFPDFYSRMHAAGVTDTLATFLILCGLMLTAGWSLALFKLGLIMLFIFFTSPTASHALARSAQLSAQRLSPAQEDADGSPRPESPQPQLASPPESAPNAEIEAADSSRV, encoded by the coding sequence GTGATTGAATCGCTACTGACTTTTGCCAGTGGCCTGCTGCTGATGCTGGGCTGCTTTTTTGTGCTGACCGGCGCCGTCGGCCTGCTGAAATTTCCGGATTTTTACTCGCGCATGCACGCGGCGGGTGTCACCGATACGCTGGCAACCTTCCTGATTCTCTGCGGACTGATGCTGACAGCCGGCTGGAGCCTGGCACTGTTCAAGCTTGGGTTGATCATGTTGTTCATATTTTTCACCAGCCCTACCGCCAGTCATGCGCTCGCGCGCTCTGCCCAACTCAGTGCCCAGCGACTTTCCCCCGCACAGGAAGACGCGGACGGATCTCCCCGTCCCGAGAGCCCGCAACCACAACTGGCCTCTCCACCTGAAAGCGCCCCGAATGCAGAGATCGAAGCCGCAGATAGTTCTCGCGTCTAA
- a CDS encoding monovalent cation/H+ antiporter complex subunit F has product MMLNATLVALLVVMSLALVRALLGPTIHDRILAVNMFGTKTVLLIAVICFTLGKPEFLDIALVYALINFVSVIGVLRYFEFRSASAANAEEVARD; this is encoded by the coding sequence ATGATGCTGAACGCAACACTGGTTGCCCTTCTGGTAGTGATGTCTCTGGCACTGGTCCGTGCGCTGCTCGGCCCCACGATTCACGACCGTATCCTCGCGGTGAACATGTTCGGTACCAAAACCGTCCTTCTGATCGCGGTCATCTGCTTCACCCTTGGCAAACCCGAATTCCTGGACATCGCCCTGGTCTATGCACTGATCAACTTTGTCAGTGTGATCGGTGTACTGCGGTATTTTGAATTCCGCAGCGCGAGCGCGGCAAACGCAGAGGAGGTAGCCCGTGATTGA
- a CDS encoding Na+/H+ antiporter subunit E has protein sequence MRYTFCLFTVLAFIWLSNSGHYTPLILAFGLASILFVILIARRMKVVDQESLPLQLWSSLPGYYLWLLRKIVASNLQVAACVWRTLFSGKADAANAISPCCTRIKTTLSTDLGKVLYANSITLTPGTVAVDIDGDGILVHALTRAGLQELRQGEMEQQIIALTESDRTPVTHKQAGLDT, from the coding sequence ATGCGTTACACCTTTTGCCTGTTTACCGTTCTGGCCTTTATCTGGCTATCCAACTCCGGTCATTACACGCCGCTGATTCTGGCGTTCGGGTTGGCCTCCATCCTCTTTGTCATCCTGATCGCTCGCCGCATGAAAGTGGTGGACCAGGAATCCCTGCCTCTGCAACTCTGGTCATCACTTCCCGGTTATTACCTCTGGCTGTTGCGCAAGATTGTCGCCAGCAACCTGCAAGTGGCGGCCTGCGTCTGGCGCACCCTGTTTTCCGGCAAAGCCGATGCGGCGAACGCAATCAGCCCCTGCTGCACCCGAATTAAAACCACGCTGAGCACGGACCTCGGTAAAGTGCTTTATGCCAATTCCATCACCCTGACGCCGGGTACGGTCGCAGTAGATATAGACGGCGACGGCATCCTGGTACATGCGCTCACCCGCGCTGGCCTGCAAGAACTGAGGCAGGGCGAAATGGAACAGCAAATCATCGCGCTGACCGAGAGCGATCGCACTCCCGTCACCCACAAACAGGCAGGTCTGGATACATGA
- a CDS encoding response regulator produces the protein MEHFELSKARILIVDDGDEARAVLAGLLESEGYGVETARDGEQMLACLGASTVDLILLEVNLPGTDGFELCRYLCGDDALPPVVFVTDRGDEVDRVVGLEMGADDYVVKPYCQRELLARVKAVLRRANRPPRTGKRGLYAFSGWRFCPTQMELLDPQSKIIPLSSSETELLQAFVQHPQEPLSRDRLLDLTKGRESFPFDRSIDSHVSRLRRKLGDDAKHPEIIKTAWGTGYIFTYEVAVE, from the coding sequence ATGGAGCATTTCGAGCTCTCCAAAGCCCGGATTCTGATCGTGGATGACGGTGACGAAGCCCGCGCTGTGCTGGCAGGTTTGCTGGAATCCGAAGGGTATGGTGTGGAAACCGCACGGGATGGTGAGCAGATGCTGGCCTGCCTGGGGGCATCTACGGTTGACCTTATTCTGCTCGAGGTGAACCTGCCCGGTACCGACGGATTCGAGCTTTGCCGATACCTGTGCGGCGATGACGCGCTGCCCCCGGTTGTTTTCGTGACTGATCGCGGAGATGAGGTAGATCGTGTGGTGGGGCTTGAGATGGGGGCGGATGATTACGTCGTCAAACCCTACTGCCAGCGGGAGTTACTGGCTCGGGTTAAAGCCGTGTTACGCCGGGCAAACCGGCCGCCACGCACTGGCAAACGCGGCCTGTACGCGTTTTCCGGCTGGCGGTTCTGTCCCACCCAAATGGAGCTGCTCGACCCCCAGAGCAAAATCATCCCGCTTTCTTCCAGTGAAACCGAACTGCTGCAGGCCTTTGTACAGCATCCCCAGGAACCGCTCTCCCGGGACCGCTTGCTGGACCTGACCAAGGGGCGCGAAAGCTTTCCGTTTGACCGCAGTATCGATTCCCATGTCAGCCGCCTGCGGCGCAAGCTGGGTGACGATGCCAAGCACCCGGAAATCATCAAGACCGCCTGGGGCACCGGCTATATCTTTACCTACGAAGTGGCAGTGGAGTAG
- a CDS encoding polyprenyl synthetase family protein, whose protein sequence is MSAGLKVFLQTSAHRVEQTLRAALSDQSAADALFAAMNYAALGPGKRLRPALVYAAARALGGDAAINQSHEAAAALECVHAYSLVHDDLPAMDDDNLRRGRPTCHIQFDEATAILAGDALQCQAFELLADAALPPALKVRVIAELARASGARGMVAGQAIDLAAVDHTLSLEQLKEMHRLKTGALIVASARAGAMIGGADDAQLDAITRYAEAIGLAFQVQDDILDVTADTATLGKTQGADAARNKPTYVSLLGLDGAQAKAKELHEEAGRALAEMAAGADTVDTRVLRQLADYIVERSH, encoded by the coding sequence ATGTCCGCGGGGCTCAAGGTGTTCCTGCAGACCTCCGCCCACCGGGTAGAGCAGACCCTGCGCGCGGCGCTCTCCGACCAGTCCGCCGCAGACGCCCTGTTCGCCGCCATGAACTACGCTGCCCTTGGCCCCGGCAAGCGCCTGCGCCCGGCGCTGGTGTATGCCGCAGCCCGCGCCCTCGGGGGCGACGCGGCCATCAACCAGAGTCACGAAGCAGCGGCGGCTCTCGAGTGTGTACACGCTTACTCGCTGGTCCACGACGACCTGCCGGCCATGGACGACGATAACCTGCGTCGCGGTCGCCCCACCTGTCATATCCAGTTTGACGAAGCCACCGCGATCCTGGCCGGGGATGCGCTGCAGTGCCAGGCCTTCGAGCTACTCGCCGACGCCGCCCTGCCGCCCGCTCTCAAGGTACGGGTCATCGCCGAGCTTGCGCGGGCATCCGGCGCACGAGGCATGGTGGCCGGCCAGGCCATCGACCTGGCGGCGGTGGATCACACGCTCTCCCTCGAGCAGCTGAAAGAAATGCACCGCCTGAAAACCGGCGCGCTGATTGTGGCCAGTGCCAGGGCCGGCGCGATGATCGGCGGCGCCGACGACGCTCAGCTCGACGCCATCACCCGCTATGCCGAGGCCATTGGCCTGGCGTTTCAGGTTCAGGACGACATTCTGGACGTGACCGCGGATACCGCGACCCTGGGCAAGACGCAGGGCGCCGATGCCGCGCGCAACAAGCCCACGTATGTGTCCCTACTGGGGCTGGATGGCGCACAGGCAAAGGCAAAGGAACTGCACGAGGAAGCCGGCCGGGCTCTGGCCGAAATGGCGGCGGGAGCCGATACGGTCGATACGCGGGTACTGCGGCAGCTCGCCGATTACATCGTCGAGCGCAGCCACTGA
- the xseB gene encoding exodeoxyribonuclease VII small subunit codes for MAAKKKAATFESALEELEQLVERLESGDLPLDEALSDFERGVKLTRECQKKLASAEQKVKVLMEENGQVQELPFDAADDFAGDAE; via the coding sequence ATGGCCGCCAAGAAGAAAGCCGCTACTTTCGAGAGCGCACTGGAAGAACTGGAGCAGCTGGTAGAGCGCTTGGAAAGCGGCGATCTGCCGCTCGATGAGGCGCTATCGGATTTCGAGCGCGGGGTGAAACTTACCCGCGAGTGCCAGAAGAAGCTTGCCAGTGCCGAGCAGAAGGTGAAGGTGCTGATGGAGGAAAACGGCCAGGTTCAGGAGCTGCCCTTCGACGCCGCAGACGACTTCGCCGGAGATGCGGAGTAA
- a CDS encoding TonB-dependent receptor, whose amino-acid sequence MPRPAVFLPRFRTLPALIALTAAGAAGAASIDNAREPDNALEQVIVTATREAKARSELAESVGVISEEQLEHIAPAHPADALNRVAGVHINNLGGEGHMTSIRQPISTAGVYLFLEDGIPTRPTGFFNHNGLYEINVPQSARLEVTKGPASALYGSDAIGGVINAVTKAAPDSAEVTINGELGADGWQRGLISGGNKLGENSAFRLDLNRTASEGFREEAEYTRTSMSGRLDSRFAEGWDSKTVLSYSTIDQSGVSGLEQEDYRNDVRKNLYHGDIGYREVEAFRLSSELAFTPGDDSLITATPFVRHNTMAMMPSWMVTYDPNIRDTEFSSYGLLLKYRRNFDRGEVIVGVDADYTPSEYREERISVSRDGEYFVDYARTGELTYHFEAEQTSVSPYLHAEFAPSANWLLSAGLRYDVFAVDYEDQLGTPNTDPAHFRPASQSRDYDNLSPKLGAVYKLSDNHQLYASYRHAFRAPTVGTLFRPGSSAGTTELDPVTSVSQEVGLRGIVGERVNYEVAVYEMTTENDIVSYIEGDDRKTTNAGETNHKGVEVSVQAPVGQEWELGVSYAAIRQQYEDFSYVLGRFDRSCFCMVSENLNFAGNDISRAPESLANVTLAYTPQWLAGLRMELEWSHMGDYYTDETNTRKYAGHELFNLRATHDVGEDLSVYARLSNITDERYSTYTSNQVGDADLSYRPGLPRSLFAGVRYRF is encoded by the coding sequence GTGCCCCGCCCTGCTGTCTTTTTACCTCGCTTTCGAACCCTGCCTGCCTTGATTGCCCTGACAGCCGCCGGCGCTGCCGGCGCTGCCAGCATTGATAACGCCCGGGAACCGGACAATGCTCTGGAACAGGTCATCGTCACCGCCACCCGTGAGGCCAAGGCCCGCTCCGAGCTGGCGGAATCCGTCGGGGTGATCAGCGAGGAGCAGCTGGAACATATCGCCCCGGCGCACCCGGCGGATGCCCTGAACCGGGTGGCGGGGGTGCATATAAACAACCTGGGCGGGGAAGGACACATGACCTCCATCCGCCAGCCCATCTCCACCGCCGGCGTCTACCTGTTCCTGGAAGACGGCATTCCCACCCGCCCAACCGGCTTCTTCAACCACAACGGTCTGTATGAGATCAACGTGCCACAAAGTGCCCGACTGGAGGTCACCAAGGGCCCGGCCTCGGCGCTCTACGGCAGTGACGCCATCGGTGGGGTGATCAACGCGGTGACCAAAGCAGCGCCCGATTCGGCGGAGGTCACAATCAACGGGGAGCTGGGTGCAGACGGCTGGCAGCGCGGGTTGATTAGCGGTGGCAACAAACTGGGTGAAAACAGTGCCTTCCGCCTGGACCTGAACCGCACCGCCAGCGAGGGCTTCCGCGAAGAGGCGGAGTACACCCGCACCTCCATGAGCGGTCGCCTGGACAGCCGGTTCGCCGAGGGCTGGGACAGCAAGACGGTGCTGTCCTACTCCACCATCGACCAGAGCGGTGTGTCCGGGCTGGAACAAGAGGACTATCGCAACGATGTACGCAAGAACCTCTACCACGGCGATATCGGCTACCGGGAAGTGGAGGCCTTCCGCCTGTCCTCCGAGCTGGCCTTTACCCCGGGCGATGACAGCCTGATCACCGCCACCCCATTTGTGCGCCACAACACCATGGCGATGATGCCCAGCTGGATGGTGACCTACGACCCGAATATCCGCGATACCGAGTTCAGTTCCTACGGCCTGCTGCTGAAGTACCGTCGCAACTTTGACCGCGGTGAAGTGATTGTCGGCGTGGATGCGGACTACACCCCGTCGGAGTACCGCGAGGAACGCATCAGCGTGTCCCGTGATGGCGAGTACTTTGTGGATTACGCGCGCACCGGCGAGCTTACCTACCACTTTGAAGCGGAGCAGACCTCAGTCTCCCCCTACCTGCATGCGGAGTTCGCCCCCAGCGCAAACTGGCTGTTGAGTGCCGGCCTGCGCTACGACGTGTTCGCGGTGGATTACGAGGACCAGCTGGGCACTCCCAATACCGATCCCGCCCATTTCCGCCCCGCGTCCCAGTCCCGCGACTACGACAACCTGAGCCCCAAACTGGGCGCAGTGTACAAGCTCAGCGACAATCACCAGCTCTACGCCAGCTACCGCCACGCCTTTCGCGCGCCCACCGTCGGCACCCTGTTCCGCCCGGGTTCCTCTGCGGGCACCACCGAGCTGGACCCGGTTACCAGTGTCAGCCAGGAGGTCGGCCTGCGCGGTATTGTCGGCGAGCGCGTGAACTACGAGGTGGCGGTGTACGAGATGACCACTGAAAACGACATCGTCAGTTACATCGAAGGTGATGATCGCAAGACCACCAATGCCGGTGAGACCAACCACAAGGGAGTTGAGGTGTCCGTGCAGGCGCCGGTGGGGCAGGAGTGGGAGCTGGGTGTTTCCTACGCGGCCATACGCCAGCAGTATGAGGACTTCTCCTATGTGCTCGGCCGGTTTGATCGAAGCTGTTTCTGCATGGTCAGCGAAAACCTGAACTTCGCCGGCAACGATATCAGCCGCGCGCCGGAATCCCTCGCCAACGTCACCCTGGCCTACACCCCCCAGTGGCTCGCCGGGCTGCGTATGGAGCTGGAGTGGTCCCATATGGGCGACTACTACACCGACGAAACCAATACCCGGAAGTACGCCGGCCACGAACTGTTCAACCTGCGCGCCACCCACGACGTTGGCGAAGACCTGTCCGTGTACGCGCGCCTGTCCAATATCACCGACGAGCGCTACTCCACCTACACATCCAACCAGGTGGGCGACGCAGACCTGAGCTACCGCCCGGGGTTGCCGCGCTCCCTGTTTGCCGGTGTGCGCTATCGCTTCTGA
- a CDS encoding PepSY-associated TM helix domain-containing protein → MNLKKQWLDWHNKLGWWALAGILVWAISGITHPMMAWFGPSAAKFFPPSVSLDASELGKLPALLADGDKVSGARVVKLVPGAGAPLLQVTDSETDPRRYYRLDSGREVIDGDQNQARWLAAYYSGRPLEQIADIRLQTGFDNAYPSVNRLLPVYRVQFQGDDDLTLFIHTETAALASMTDSSKTLLQGLFRQLHTFAWLDDLEYGRLILIGLLMLTLTAFAATGLALVFALKQRKIQDGKRRYHRLLGYVLWLPLLGWSASGFYHLLQSSLVEPVQGLRLGEAGEYRNLTEDFAWVKTLDGRAINSLSLIRGADGVPLYRVGLAPAESAAPGTRNQRFDGRPSEAGSLFVDARSGRLLEDFGDREQAQLLAARLAGVASQDIADMKLVTRYGPGYDFRNKRLPVWQVDVANDENTMLFVDPVTGVLADQSRSIDRAERLSFSLLHKWNHLTPFTGRQARDLMIVATLLVLLASSVIGGVMLAGRRKKRARGRNPAAAGTGPVPAPATQ, encoded by the coding sequence ATGAACCTGAAAAAACAGTGGCTGGACTGGCACAACAAACTCGGTTGGTGGGCATTGGCGGGCATTCTGGTGTGGGCCATCTCCGGTATTACCCACCCGATGATGGCCTGGTTTGGCCCGTCCGCGGCCAAGTTCTTCCCGCCCTCGGTGAGCCTGGATGCTTCTGAACTGGGCAAGCTGCCGGCGCTGCTGGCCGACGGCGACAAGGTCAGTGGTGCGCGGGTGGTCAAGCTGGTACCTGGTGCTGGTGCGCCACTGTTGCAGGTGACCGATTCCGAGACGGACCCGCGCCGCTATTACCGCCTCGACAGCGGTCGCGAAGTCATCGATGGCGATCAGAACCAGGCGCGCTGGCTCGCTGCCTACTACAGCGGCCGTCCTTTGGAGCAGATTGCCGATATCCGCCTGCAGACGGGGTTCGACAATGCCTACCCCTCGGTCAACCGCCTGCTGCCGGTATACCGGGTGCAGTTCCAGGGCGACGACGACCTGACCCTGTTTATTCACACGGAAACCGCAGCACTGGCTTCCATGACCGACAGCAGTAAAACCCTGTTGCAGGGGCTGTTCCGACAGCTGCACACGTTTGCCTGGCTGGACGATCTGGAATACGGCCGCCTGATCCTGATCGGTCTGCTGATGCTGACGCTCACCGCCTTTGCCGCCACCGGCCTAGCCCTGGTTTTTGCTCTGAAGCAGAGAAAGATCCAAGACGGCAAACGCCGCTACCACCGCCTGCTGGGTTATGTGCTGTGGTTGCCACTGCTGGGCTGGTCCGCCAGCGGTTTTTACCATCTGCTGCAGTCGTCCCTGGTCGAGCCGGTGCAGGGGCTGCGCCTCGGTGAAGCGGGTGAATACCGCAACCTCACCGAAGACTTTGCCTGGGTGAAAACTCTGGATGGTCGCGCCATCAACAGCCTGTCACTGATCCGTGGCGCCGATGGCGTGCCCCTGTATCGGGTGGGGCTGGCGCCGGCGGAAAGCGCCGCGCCGGGCACCCGCAACCAGCGCTTTGATGGTCGCCCCTCGGAAGCGGGCTCCCTGTTTGTGGATGCGCGCAGTGGTCGGTTACTGGAGGATTTCGGTGACCGTGAGCAGGCTCAGTTGCTCGCCGCCCGTCTGGCCGGGGTAGCGTCGCAGGATATTGCGGACATGAAACTGGTGACCCGCTACGGGCCCGGCTATGACTTCCGCAACAAGCGTCTGCCGGTATGGCAGGTGGATGTGGCGAATGACGAAAACACCATGTTGTTTGTGGATCCGGTGACCGGCGTGCTGGCGGACCAGTCCCGTAGTATCGATCGCGCCGAGCGCCTCTCGTTTTCCCTGCTGCACAAATGGAACCACCTGACCCCGTTTACCGGCCGCCAGGCAAGGGATCTGATGATCGTCGCCACCCTGCTGGTGCTGCTTGCGAGTAGTGTGATCGGCGGGGTGATGCTGGCAGGCCGACGCAAGAAGCGTGCGCGCGGGCGCAATCCCGCGGCCGCCGGTACTGGCCCTGTGCCCGCGCCGGCGACACAATAG